The Corynebacterium poyangense genome includes a window with the following:
- a CDS encoding LysE family translocator codes for MLLNVAGAATPGPDVFLIIRIATRSRHRALAATAGIATGLIVWVGLTVVGAAAILNAHDGMMGFIQLLGGGWLVWLGQQMLRAGISQIRSPQGGIPDIDTVVGSAGRCYVQGLMTNLSNPKAILFFAALIAPLMPPNPSWSTVLLVIVCMVSSAVLVFILLSAAISTRAIRDKFLAGSGWIDAVAGLFFLVVGIELVFHGMTMLL; via the coding sequence ATGCTGCTAAACGTTGCCGGTGCAGCCACTCCCGGTCCTGACGTTTTCTTGATCATCAGAATAGCCACCCGCTCCCGGCACCGGGCACTAGCAGCAACTGCAGGTATAGCTACCGGCTTAATCGTGTGGGTCGGGTTGACGGTGGTGGGCGCAGCCGCGATCTTAAATGCTCATGACGGCATGATGGGTTTTATCCAACTCCTCGGTGGAGGATGGTTGGTATGGCTAGGTCAACAAATGTTGCGCGCCGGTATCTCCCAAATCCGTTCACCTCAGGGCGGGATTCCCGACATCGACACGGTAGTAGGATCAGCTGGCCGCTGCTACGTCCAAGGGTTGATGACCAATCTGTCCAACCCCAAAGCAATCTTGTTTTTTGCTGCGCTCATTGCTCCGCTCATGCCGCCCAATCCGTCGTGGTCAACGGTACTCCTGGTCATTGTATGTATGGTCAGCTCCGCGGTTCTGGTATTCATCCTGCTTTCAGCGGCAATTTCCACGCGGGCAATCAGAGATAAGTTCCTGGCCGGCAGTGGCTGGATTGATGCGGTCGCTGGATTATTCTTCCTGGTTGTCGGAATAGAACTGGTCTTCCACGGAATGACAATGTTGCTTTAA
- a CDS encoding ArsR/SmtB family transcription factor → MCEDNEEYGFAEESPYIDLAVEVFSLLADATRVRIILALRDCERPVGELAEIVGKTPTVVSQHLAKMRLGRIVQARQEGRKMFYSLVNEHARTLVMQAVYQAQHAVEDNPLHPHWEN, encoded by the coding sequence ATGTGTGAAGATAACGAAGAATATGGCTTTGCGGAAGAAAGCCCCTATATTGACCTCGCGGTCGAAGTGTTTTCCCTGTTAGCCGATGCCACGAGAGTGCGGATTATTTTGGCTCTTCGTGACTGCGAACGTCCGGTAGGAGAACTTGCCGAGATCGTCGGAAAGACACCCACGGTGGTTTCTCAGCACCTAGCGAAGATGCGCTTAGGCAGAATTGTTCAAGCCCGTCAAGAGGGCCGAAAAATGTTCTATAGCTTGGTGAATGAACATGCCCGCACGCTTGTTATGCAGGCGGTCTACCAGGCCCAACATGCAGTAGAGGATAACCCTCTCCATCCTCATTGGGAGAATTGA
- a CDS encoding helix-hairpin-helix domain-containing protein produces the protein MRDGKVKERLQELCRPTGEEDLLTIAYPKPRFDITLKQAVAALVVVGVVVSGLILSLFWDSSSPSSSGMSSELRSGSISSGHSSPSPAENSIVVSVVGAVEQPGVHTLSPTARVVDALEKAHPVGDANIEALNLAQKLNDGEQIKVPRQGEEGAQEPGVAAAGGSTTSDGTVSLNSATLAELESLPGVGKKTAEAIIAHREASGGFRSVEELLNVKGIGPAKFATISPHIRL, from the coding sequence ATGAGGGATGGGAAAGTAAAAGAGCGGTTGCAGGAGCTATGTCGACCCACGGGAGAAGAAGATCTCCTTACTATTGCTTATCCAAAGCCTCGGTTCGACATCACTCTCAAGCAGGCTGTTGCCGCGTTGGTGGTGGTAGGCGTAGTAGTCAGCGGGCTAATTCTCTCGCTATTTTGGGACTCGTCCTCACCCTCGTCCTCTGGAATGTCCTCTGAGCTGAGGAGCGGTTCTATCTCATCAGGTCATTCTTCACCCTCACCGGCTGAAAACTCTATTGTGGTGAGCGTGGTGGGTGCGGTGGAACAACCTGGTGTTCATACACTTAGTCCCACGGCCAGAGTCGTCGATGCCCTAGAGAAGGCACACCCCGTGGGGGATGCGAATATTGAGGCGCTCAATTTGGCGCAAAAGCTCAATGATGGGGAACAGATTAAAGTTCCACGTCAGGGGGAAGAAGGTGCTCAGGAACCCGGTGTTGCCGCTGCCGGAGGATCAACTACTTCCGACGGGACAGTGTCGCTAAACTCCGCCACTCTCGCTGAATTGGAAAGCTTACCGGGGGTGGGGAAGAAGACTGCTGAGGCAATAATTGCTCACCGAGAAGCATCAGGTGGATTCCGCAGTGTGGAGGAACTGCTCAATGTCAAAGGGATAGGCCCAGCGAAATTTGCCACGATCTCCCCGCATATTCGGTTATAA
- a CDS encoding ComEC/Rec2 family competence protein codes for MPRSPRIFGYNTMREFRLIPAALLVWMLTAMTLLDTPRWIIFALVVTVSALAIFFRSPGHLIFDTGLGCVAWALAELKIHLAHNYSFPGQLLAQLTHPPQALDHGGWLLRVSVPRYPAEVTLICRNQNLSPEALPGSYISAPVSLGPSHRPGIAEVLLTAPHCDVTAPVQGIQRWAALAREEFRQAVLMTVGPDAQGLIPGMVVGDTSLQDAAETQLYITTGLSHLSAVSGANVAIVTTAMVLLLRAVGQGPVLQSIAAFMGLVVFLALVGTEPSVLRATVTGLVGLLAVVRSAYMEPMHALSLSVLGLVLWDPDLSLSYGFALSVAATAGIVMLSPLLVHKLSFLRLPHILTNAVAVALAADVVTMPIIALMAGKVSLVSVLANLLVTAVVPIITVLGLAAALLAQLPGSLEYPLLKIIEPCAWWIHHVASWCQSFPYATVAVPDGILGPAWVIVGYGWILYALMNWIPQSWRRRAGKAMAP; via the coding sequence TTGCCACGATCTCCCCGCATATTCGGTTATAACACCATGCGGGAGTTTCGTCTCATCCCAGCAGCCTTGTTGGTATGGATGTTAACTGCCATGACGCTGCTCGATACCCCTCGTTGGATCATCTTTGCGTTAGTTGTCACGGTCTCAGCTCTAGCAATCTTTTTCCGCTCACCAGGCCACCTCATTTTCGACACCGGATTAGGTTGTGTCGCCTGGGCCCTCGCAGAACTCAAAATCCATCTAGCCCACAACTATTCTTTTCCAGGACAGCTCCTTGCTCAATTAACTCACCCTCCTCAAGCCCTGGACCACGGCGGTTGGCTCCTGCGTGTCAGTGTTCCTCGTTATCCAGCAGAGGTCACACTAATCTGCCGCAACCAGAACTTATCTCCTGAAGCCCTTCCTGGATCTTATATTTCCGCACCAGTTAGTCTCGGACCCTCTCATCGGCCGGGAATTGCCGAGGTGCTTCTCACCGCACCACATTGTGATGTCACTGCTCCCGTACAGGGGATACAACGGTGGGCAGCTTTAGCGCGCGAGGAGTTTCGGCAGGCCGTACTGATGACTGTTGGACCAGATGCTCAAGGACTCATCCCAGGGATGGTGGTAGGAGATACCTCTCTCCAAGATGCGGCTGAAACTCAGCTCTATATAACCACGGGGTTATCCCATCTCAGTGCAGTCAGCGGGGCGAATGTTGCTATCGTCACTACAGCAATGGTGCTTTTGCTCCGAGCGGTGGGACAAGGTCCCGTTCTTCAGTCCATAGCCGCCTTCATGGGGCTAGTAGTGTTCCTAGCACTGGTAGGAACGGAACCTAGCGTCCTTCGGGCAACTGTAACTGGATTAGTGGGATTACTAGCTGTGGTGAGGTCCGCATACATGGAACCAATGCACGCGTTGTCTCTTTCTGTCCTTGGCTTGGTGCTGTGGGATCCAGATCTATCGTTATCCTATGGTTTCGCGCTTTCGGTAGCTGCTACTGCTGGAATCGTCATGCTTTCGCCGCTCTTGGTGCACAAGCTGAGTTTTCTCAGGCTGCCACACATCCTCACCAACGCTGTGGCCGTAGCACTAGCCGCAGATGTGGTCACGATGCCTATCATTGCTCTGATGGCCGGCAAGGTTTCTTTGGTTTCAGTCCTAGCTAATCTGCTTGTCACGGCGGTTGTTCCGATTATTACGGTCCTGGGTTTAGCGGCGGCCCTTCTAGCCCAGCTCCCCGGTTCGCTAGAGTATCCGCTCCTCAAAATCATTGAACCGTGCGCATGGTGGATCCACCACGTTGCTTCATGGTGTCAATCATTTCCTTACGCCACCGTCGCGGTTCCGGATGGCATTCTTGGTCCAGCCTGGGTCATCGTCGGGTACGGGTGGATTCTTTATGCGTTGATGAACTGGATACCACAGTCCTGGCGGCGTCGAGCGGGAAAAGCTATGGCACCATAG
- a CDS encoding type II toxin-antitoxin system PemK/MazF family toxin, translating into METAESTRRGDHPRLQRWKDKLNRLLGTPPANPLEAGLHELNERLGLHADSEEEEGTHAESAVVVEHTDRLSRSIYYAPDMDGQAEPGEIVWIWVLCDGPDNPARERAILVVGRTRHTILGLLISPNPDHDTEEEWLDIGSGQWDSSGRQCWLRLDRVIEVNELDIRRQGAVLPRRRFERVANRLRKDFQWV; encoded by the coding sequence ATGGAAACCGCAGAGTCCACCCGGCGCGGCGATCATCCTCGCCTTCAGCGCTGGAAAGATAAACTGAACCGGCTGCTGGGGACCCCACCGGCGAATCCGCTAGAGGCCGGGCTGCACGAACTTAATGAACGCTTAGGGCTCCATGCCGACAGCGAGGAAGAAGAAGGCACTCACGCCGAATCAGCGGTAGTGGTGGAACACACTGATCGACTGTCTCGAAGTATCTATTATGCCCCGGACATGGACGGCCAGGCAGAGCCAGGAGAAATAGTGTGGATATGGGTGCTCTGCGACGGGCCAGACAATCCAGCTCGAGAACGCGCGATACTTGTTGTAGGTCGCACCCGGCACACCATTTTGGGACTACTGATTTCCCCCAACCCTGACCATGACACTGAAGAGGAATGGCTAGATATTGGCAGTGGTCAGTGGGACAGCTCAGGCCGGCAGTGCTGGCTGCGCCTAGACCGAGTCATTGAGGTCAACGAATTAGATATCCGACGCCAAGGGGCGGTTCTACCCCGGCGCAGATTTGAGCGGGTGGCGAACCGCCTGCGTAAAGACTTTCAATGGGTTTAA
- a CDS encoding DegV family protein, translated as MTVRIVTDSSSGLPENIVDELGITVIDLHLLSEDEQVPTGTAGLNALELTAAYARQLERGGDDGVVALHLGRNLSSTMSAALTAAAIFDNKVRVVETGTVGMAVGAAAMAAARLARDGASVDDCQEIAESTLARSRTWLYLDHVDAIRRSGRISTATAVISSTLASRPIMHIRDGRIELAAKTRTPTKAFSKLAELIQEQAEGRPVFVGIQHADALENAERLYDLFSQVLAPGTSIMIVPLPDVLLAHCGSGAIGVSVVDSDFSTSLR; from the coding sequence TTGACTGTCCGAATTGTCACGGATTCTTCCTCGGGGCTCCCTGAAAATATCGTAGATGAGCTGGGCATTACGGTCATAGATCTGCATTTATTGTCTGAGGATGAGCAGGTACCTACTGGCACTGCCGGCCTGAATGCTTTGGAACTAACTGCTGCTTATGCCCGTCAGTTAGAGCGCGGTGGAGATGATGGCGTCGTGGCCTTGCATCTGGGCCGTAACTTGAGCTCCACCATGAGTGCAGCGCTCACGGCAGCAGCGATCTTTGATAACAAAGTGCGGGTCGTTGAAACCGGAACAGTGGGCATGGCGGTAGGTGCAGCGGCCATGGCTGCCGCTCGTCTGGCTCGTGATGGAGCCAGCGTGGATGATTGTCAGGAGATTGCGGAGAGTACCTTAGCTCGTTCTCGAACATGGCTCTATCTTGATCACGTGGACGCTATCCGCAGATCAGGTCGGATTTCTACAGCTACGGCTGTGATTTCTTCGACTCTTGCTAGTCGGCCCATCATGCATATCCGGGATGGACGTATTGAGCTCGCAGCCAAAACTCGTACTCCCACGAAGGCCTTTTCTAAACTTGCGGAACTTATCCAAGAGCAGGCCGAAGGTCGTCCGGTGTTTGTTGGTATCCAGCACGCCGATGCCCTCGAGAATGCTGAGCGGCTCTACGACTTGTTTTCTCAGGTATTGGCTCCGGGCACCAGCATCATGATCGTGCCCTTGCCAGATGTTTTGCTAGCTCACTGCGGCTCTGGTGCTATCGGGGTGTCGGTTGTCGATTCCGACTTTTCCACATCTTTAAGATGA
- the lepA gene encoding translation elongation factor 4 → MPENYAEKTFTDPSRIRNFCIIAHIDHGKSTLADRILQLSQVVDERDMRDQYLDNMDIERERGITIKAQNVRLPWVPRTGSAAGDKIVMHLIDTPGHVDFTYEVSRALEACEGAILLVDAAQGIEAQTLANLYLAMENDLEIIPVLNKIDLPAADPEKYALEIANIIGCEPEEVLRVSGKTGEGVPELLDKVCELVPPPRSDYGSDAPARAMIFDSVYDTYRGVVTYIRVMDGTLKPRQRVKMMATGVDYEILEIGVVSPTPKPCDGLGPGEVGYLITGVKDVRETKVGDTVTWAKGGAESPLKGYEEPKPMVYSGLFPISQADFPDLRDALEKLQLNDASLTYEPETSVALGFGFRCGFLGLLHMEITRDRLQREFDLDLISTAPSVNYRVIAEDGSETVVHNPSDWPGGKLREVYEPIVKMTVIVPADFVGPTMELCQSKRGQMGGMDYLSEDRVELRYTMPLGEIIFDFFDMLKSRTKGYASLNYEEAGEQLADLVKVDILLQGDPVDAFSAIVHRDHAQHYGNKMTVKLKQLIPRQQFEVPVQAAIGSKIIARENIRALRKDVLSKCYGGDISRKRKLLEKQKAGKKRMKSIGSVSVPQEAFVAALSTDGE, encoded by the coding sequence ATGCCGGAGAATTACGCGGAGAAAACTTTTACGGATCCATCACGGATCCGGAATTTCTGCATCATCGCTCATATTGACCATGGTAAATCCACCTTGGCGGATCGTATATTGCAGCTATCTCAGGTGGTAGATGAGCGCGATATGCGGGATCAATATCTGGACAACATGGATATTGAACGCGAGCGCGGAATTACCATTAAGGCACAGAATGTGCGGTTGCCGTGGGTGCCGCGCACGGGTTCTGCCGCTGGCGACAAGATCGTGATGCATCTTATTGATACCCCTGGCCACGTGGATTTTACCTATGAGGTTTCGCGGGCTTTGGAGGCGTGCGAGGGCGCGATTTTATTGGTGGATGCCGCCCAGGGTATTGAGGCTCAAACTCTCGCTAACCTCTACTTGGCCATGGAAAATGATCTGGAAATTATTCCGGTTCTCAATAAAATTGATCTGCCCGCGGCCGATCCAGAGAAATACGCTTTAGAGATAGCCAATATTATTGGTTGCGAGCCTGAAGAAGTCTTGCGGGTGTCAGGTAAGACAGGCGAGGGGGTTCCTGAGCTTCTCGATAAGGTGTGTGAGCTAGTTCCACCACCGCGGTCTGATTATGGGAGCGACGCCCCAGCCCGGGCGATGATTTTCGATTCTGTCTATGACACCTACCGGGGTGTTGTTACCTATATCAGAGTCATGGACGGCACGCTCAAACCGCGGCAGCGGGTGAAGATGATGGCTACTGGTGTCGATTATGAAATCCTCGAAATAGGGGTGGTTTCTCCGACGCCAAAACCTTGTGATGGATTAGGGCCGGGCGAGGTAGGTTACCTTATTACCGGCGTGAAGGACGTCCGTGAAACCAAGGTAGGAGACACAGTAACCTGGGCAAAGGGCGGAGCCGAGAGTCCGCTTAAAGGGTATGAAGAACCGAAACCTATGGTGTATTCGGGACTGTTCCCCATCTCCCAGGCAGATTTCCCTGATCTGCGTGACGCCTTAGAAAAGCTACAGCTCAATGATGCTTCGCTAACCTATGAGCCGGAAACGTCAGTGGCGCTAGGTTTTGGCTTCCGCTGTGGATTTTTGGGTTTGCTTCACATGGAGATCACGCGTGACAGGTTGCAGCGCGAGTTTGACTTAGATCTCATTTCTACTGCTCCTTCGGTGAACTACCGAGTTATTGCCGAAGACGGATCGGAAACCGTGGTGCATAATCCCTCCGATTGGCCGGGTGGGAAACTGCGGGAAGTTTATGAACCGATTGTGAAAATGACAGTGATTGTTCCAGCTGACTTCGTCGGACCTACGATGGAACTGTGCCAATCTAAACGTGGCCAAATGGGCGGCATGGATTACCTGTCGGAAGACCGCGTGGAACTGCGCTACACCATGCCACTAGGTGAGATCATTTTTGATTTCTTTGACATGCTGAAGTCACGCACCAAGGGTTATGCTTCCTTGAACTATGAAGAAGCCGGGGAGCAGTTGGCAGACCTGGTAAAGGTCGACATTCTTTTGCAAGGTGACCCGGTGGATGCTTTCAGCGCGATTGTGCATCGTGACCACGCCCAGCATTATGGCAATAAGATGACGGTGAAGCTAAAGCAGCTGATTCCACGCCAACAGTTTGAGGTGCCCGTCCAGGCTGCTATCGGTTCAAAGATTATCGCCCGGGAAAATATCCGTGCCTTGCGCAAAGACGTGCTTTCGAAGTGCTATGGTGGCGATATTTCTCGTAAGCGGAAGTTGCTAGAAAAGCAAAAGGCTGGAAAGAAACGGATGAAGAGCATCGGATCTGTTTCTGTTCCGCAGGAAGCTTTTGTGGCTGCTCTAAGCACTGATGGAGAATAG
- a CDS encoding ankyrin repeat domain-containing protein: MTQFSTNPDHQDIPDDVREFATELFDLCRHGGENAAETFHNYLNIGLPVDLANQDGNTFLMLAAYNGQLDILDVLIEHGADVNALNDRQQSPLAGAIFKKDDAVVSRLLAAGASPTAGQPNAVECATMFGRHDLLEQLGETE, translated from the coding sequence ATGACTCAGTTCTCTACAAATCCGGATCACCAGGATATCCCCGATGATGTTCGGGAATTTGCGACGGAACTTTTTGATCTCTGCCGACACGGCGGAGAAAACGCTGCAGAGACTTTTCATAACTATCTCAACATTGGTCTTCCAGTAGATTTAGCTAACCAAGATGGCAATACCTTTCTTATGCTGGCGGCCTACAACGGTCAGCTAGATATTCTTGATGTGCTCATTGAGCATGGGGCAGATGTCAATGCGCTCAATGATCGGCAGCAGTCTCCCCTCGCCGGAGCGATCTTTAAGAAAGATGATGCAGTGGTTTCTCGGCTCTTAGCTGCAGGCGCCAGCCCGACAGCCGGACAACCAAATGCTGTGGAGTGTGCCACAATGTTTGGGCGACACGATTTGCTAGAACAACTAGGAGAAACTGAGTGA
- a CDS encoding heavy metal translocating P-type ATPase yields the protein MNRHSVYRVIVAVLAMIVVGLSRLKADSSGLVWLCTVAGSLALIYCCWPLAQQSWQDMRRRKMSMEMSMLLAVVAAAAVEELVTALVITTFALIAEILEDLCLNRGHDALEDLMSFLPTTVRVRRSQEQELPLAEIEAGDVVIIGPGGKVPVDGVVVRGHSTLDTSRLTGESLPVEVQPGTEVHAGSVNQSGGLEIQATKVGEESSYGRILAVLKEARDSQAPVQRLADRYAAWLVTMALGAALLTFLITRDMRATISVIIVAGACGIAAGTPLALLGAIGQAARNGAFVKDGAHMEALSHVGMVALDKTGTLTTGALEVQEINPAPGISEKELLGLAASAEYYSEHPLGKAVVLVAQQENISVAPPDSFRAIHGKGVEAQVGGRLIRISKGARRGEIQVSEGESILGTLVLADTVRPSASEFLEGLHRDYIPVAMITGDQREAAEELAKEIGLDDVRAGLLPEDKLLEIDKFRDNLHSESHSATLVMVGDGVNDAPSLARADVGVAMGSATDVAQDTADVVLVSSDLNDLLATIRVARRARNIITANFVGTIVVDAIGMLLAATGLIGPVVAALIHVSSESIFILNSARLVVRRPL from the coding sequence ATGAATCGTCACAGTGTTTACCGAGTCATCGTGGCCGTTCTGGCCATGATCGTTGTCGGATTATCTCGCCTCAAAGCCGATAGTTCCGGGTTGGTGTGGCTTTGCACTGTAGCGGGGTCTTTAGCCCTCATCTACTGCTGTTGGCCGTTGGCCCAACAATCCTGGCAGGATATGCGCCGCCGCAAAATGAGCATGGAAATGTCTATGCTCCTTGCTGTAGTTGCTGCTGCTGCGGTAGAAGAGCTGGTGACTGCGTTGGTTATCACCACCTTTGCTTTGATCGCTGAAATCCTAGAAGATCTGTGTCTTAACCGAGGTCATGACGCTTTGGAAGATTTGATGTCCTTCCTCCCCACGACTGTTCGAGTTAGGCGGAGCCAAGAACAGGAGCTACCTCTAGCAGAGATCGAAGCCGGTGATGTGGTGATCATCGGTCCAGGTGGGAAAGTCCCAGTTGACGGCGTCGTCGTGCGAGGGCATTCCACGCTAGATACGTCGCGATTAACAGGAGAGTCTCTTCCCGTAGAGGTGCAACCAGGAACCGAAGTACATGCCGGTTCCGTGAACCAGTCGGGAGGGTTAGAGATCCAAGCCACGAAGGTGGGGGAGGAGTCTTCCTATGGGCGGATCCTTGCCGTCTTGAAGGAAGCTCGTGACTCCCAGGCGCCGGTGCAACGTTTAGCGGACCGCTATGCTGCATGGCTAGTAACAATGGCGTTAGGTGCTGCTCTGCTTACATTCCTTATTACCCGTGATATGCGTGCCACTATTTCGGTGATTATCGTTGCAGGTGCGTGCGGGATCGCTGCAGGTACTCCTTTGGCCTTGCTTGGAGCTATTGGCCAAGCTGCGCGCAATGGTGCCTTTGTTAAGGATGGGGCCCACATGGAGGCGTTGTCGCACGTCGGGATGGTGGCACTAGATAAAACAGGAACCTTGACTACGGGTGCTCTTGAAGTACAAGAAATCAATCCCGCTCCAGGGATAAGTGAGAAAGAGCTTTTGGGTTTGGCGGCAAGCGCGGAGTATTACTCTGAACATCCTTTGGGTAAAGCTGTGGTTCTTGTGGCACAGCAAGAAAACATTTCAGTGGCACCGCCGGATTCTTTCCGAGCGATTCATGGGAAAGGAGTAGAAGCCCAGGTAGGTGGCCGCCTCATTCGGATATCTAAGGGAGCGCGACGAGGAGAAATCCAAGTCAGTGAGGGCGAGTCAATATTAGGGACACTTGTTCTTGCTGATACAGTACGACCCTCAGCCAGCGAATTTTTAGAGGGCCTCCACCGAGACTATATCCCGGTGGCGATGATTACTGGAGACCAACGGGAAGCGGCAGAAGAATTAGCAAAAGAAATAGGTCTTGATGACGTAAGGGCCGGATTGCTGCCAGAAGACAAACTCCTGGAGATCGACAAATTTAGAGACAACCTCCATAGCGAGTCTCATTCCGCGACGCTGGTGATGGTTGGCGATGGTGTCAATGACGCGCCGTCGCTGGCGAGAGCAGATGTAGGGGTGGCTATGGGGAGTGCGACTGATGTAGCTCAAGATACTGCTGACGTGGTGTTAGTGAGTTCCGATCTCAACGATCTCCTAGCCACTATCCGAGTAGCGCGCCGAGCACGAAACATCATCACGGCGAATTTCGTCGGAACCATCGTGGTTGATGCGATAGGGATGCTTCTTGCAGCGACCGGTCTTATTGGCCCAGTAGTAGCAGCATTGATCCATGTCAGCAGCGAAAGCATATTTATCCTCAACTCAGCGCGACTAGTGGTTCGCCGACCCCTCTAA
- the rpsT gene encoding 30S ribosomal protein S20 codes for MANIKQQKKRVLTNEKRRIRNKSIRSEVRTEIRKFREAVDAGDKSAAESQLRVASRKLDKAVTKGVFHRNNAANKKSKMAHALHKLES; via the coding sequence ATGGCAAATATCAAGCAACAAAAAAAGCGCGTTCTGACTAACGAGAAGCGTCGGATTCGCAATAAGTCCATCCGTTCTGAGGTTCGGACCGAGATCCGCAAATTCCGTGAGGCTGTTGACGCTGGCGACAAGTCAGCTGCTGAGTCTCAGCTTCGGGTCGCTTCCCGCAAATTGGACAAGGCTGTGACCAAAGGCGTCTTCCACCGCAATAATGCGGCTAATAAGAAGTCCAAGATGGCTCACGCTTTGCACAAGTTGGAAAGCTAA
- the holA gene encoding DNA polymerase III subunit delta — protein MSRSLASLHLILGDEEFLAERARHEIITAIREQSPEGSNTPISSLRAGELTNAELIDLFSPSLFGEDRIIVITHTQEAGKEPADLLLRAAVDPAPGIWLIIMHSGGGRTKAMVPKLKKIAQVHEVAPVKRHEIINWVTQEFRRHKVRVTPDISRAVAEGVGSDLRELASAISQLVADTNGDVTTQKVREYYAGVAEVSGYDIADLACAGDTARALASTRRALQLGINPVSLAAALAAKVGALARVYSTRGGGSSQQLARELGMHPFVVEKTMKAARLWNGDAISKAVILVAEVDAAVKGQGGDPEFTIEDAVRRLSQLASR, from the coding sequence ATGAGTCGTAGTCTCGCCTCGCTTCATCTCATCCTCGGAGATGAAGAATTTCTCGCTGAACGTGCCCGGCATGAGATAATCACTGCCATCCGAGAGCAGAGCCCCGAGGGAAGTAATACTCCCATTTCTAGTCTGCGCGCCGGAGAACTCACCAACGCTGAACTCATTGATCTTTTTAGCCCCTCACTGTTTGGCGAAGATCGCATTATCGTGATTACTCACACTCAGGAGGCAGGCAAAGAACCCGCGGATCTTTTGTTGCGCGCCGCTGTGGATCCCGCCCCCGGAATCTGGCTAATCATTATGCACAGCGGTGGGGGGCGAACAAAAGCGATGGTCCCTAAATTGAAGAAGATTGCTCAGGTGCATGAGGTTGCTCCGGTCAAAAGGCATGAGATTATCAATTGGGTAACTCAGGAGTTTCGGCGGCACAAGGTCCGGGTTACCCCAGACATTAGCCGGGCTGTCGCTGAGGGTGTTGGGTCTGATCTGAGAGAGCTTGCAAGTGCTATTAGCCAGCTGGTGGCTGATACCAATGGTGACGTCACTACCCAAAAGGTTCGGGAATACTATGCCGGGGTTGCGGAGGTATCCGGCTATGACATTGCGGATTTAGCGTGTGCAGGTGACACAGCCCGCGCCTTAGCTTCCACGCGACGCGCTTTGCAGTTAGGAATTAATCCAGTTTCGCTTGCCGCAGCCCTGGCCGCTAAGGTGGGGGCGCTTGCCAGAGTGTATTCCACCCGAGGAGGCGGAAGTAGCCAACAGTTAGCCAGAGAGCTGGGGATGCACCCCTTTGTCGTCGAAAAAACCATGAAGGCGGCTCGGTTGTGGAATGGTGACGCCATTAGCAAAGCAGTAATTTTGGTCGCCGAGGTTGATGCTGCGGTGAAAGGGCAAGGCGGCGACCCTGAGTTCACAATTGAGGATGCGGTTCGACGGCTGTCACAGCTAGCTTCACGATAA